The DNA segment GGAGCAGTTCGTTCCTCTCGATTCCGGTGTTCTTCGACAACGTATTCTACCTGATGGCGCCGCTCGCCCGGTCGATGCGCGCGCGCATCGGCGACAACTACGCGCTCTACATCGTGGTCGTCGGCGCGGGCGCGGCGACGACCCACGTGTTCGTCCCGCCGACGCCCGGCCCGCTCGCCGTCGCGAGCGAGATCGGCGTCTCGCTCGGCGTCACGATGCTCGTCGGCCTCGCGGTGGCGATTCCCTCGGCGCTGGTCGGCGGCCTCCTCTACGGCAAGTGGATAAACCGCCGCATCGACATCCCGCTCCGCGACTCCATGGACACCTCCGGCGAGGAGCTCACGGAGCTCGCAGAGCGCTCGACCGCCGAGCTCCCCGGCGTCTTCGAGTCGCTGCTACCCATTCTGGTCGCCGTGGTGCTGGTCGGCGCCAACACCGTGATGACCACGCTCGGCGACAACTACGCCGACCTGCCGGGGACGTTCACCGCGACCGTCTCGCGGGCGACCGTCGGCGACCTGCGTGCGGTCACCGACTTCGTCGGCGCTCCCACCTTCGCGCTGACGCTGGCGGCGATGACGGCGGCCGTGACCTACCTCCGGTGGAGCGACCTCGACCGCACGGAGTGGTCCGAGGAACTCACCGACGCGCTTCGCAACGGCGGTAACATCGCGGCCATCACCGCGGCCGGCGGTGCGTTCGGCGCGATGCTCGCCGCGGCCGGCGTCGGCGACTACATCGCGAACGGACTCGACGACATCGGCCTGGGACTGCTGGTCACCGCCTGGACCATCGCCGCCGCGATTCGGGTCGCCCAGGGGTCGGCGACGGTGGCGATGCTCACCACCGCGGGCATCGTCGCGCCGCTGACGAGCCAACTCGCCGTCCACCCCGCCTACCTGGTGATGGCCATCGGCGCGGGCGGCAACGTCTTCTCGTGGTACAACGACAGCGGCTTCTGGCTGGTCAAGGAGATCGCCGGCCTGACCCAGGCGGAGACCCTGAAGACGTGGACCGCGTTGACGACCATCGTCTCGGTGACGGGGCTGATAACCGTCCTCGTCCTCTCGTCGCTGTTCCCGCTGGCCTGAGCGCCCCACGGCGCTCGCCGTTCCCGACCGTTCGTCGCACCCGACCGTTCGTCGTTCCCGACCGCTCGCCTGCAGGCGAGCGGTCGGGAACGGAACCCTTACCCCGATTCTCCGGTTACCTCGGGCCAATGACCAGAGAGCACTTCGAGATACGCGACCAGGACGCGCTGGGTCGCATCGGCGAACTGACGGTCCCGCGGGCGGGCGTGACCGTCGAGACGCCCGCGCTCCTGCCGGTGGTCAACCCCCACGTCAGGACCGTCGAACCCGCCCGGATGCGTTCGGAGTTCGGCGCCGAGATTCTCATCACCAATTCCTACATCTTCTACGGGAGCGACGACTACCGCGACGCCGCCCTGGAGCGCGGACTCCACGACGTTCTGGACTTCGACGGCGCCATCATGACCGACTCCGGTTCCTTCCAACTCGCGGAGTACGGCGAGATAGACGTGACCACGCCCGAGATTCTCGAGTTCCAGCACGACATCGGTAGCGACATCGGGACCCCGGTCGACATCCCGACCCCGCCGGACGTCCCCCGCGAGCGCGCCGAGGAGGAACTCGCCACGACCCAGGAGCGCCTCGAAGTCGCCGAGGGCGTCGACGTCGGCGAGATGCTCGTCAACGCGCCGGTCCAGGGGTCGACCTACCCCGACCTCCGAGAGACGGCGGGCCGCCACGCCGACGGGACCGACCTCGACGTGTTCCCGGTCGGCGCGGTGGTTCCGCTGATGAACGACTACCGCTACGGCGAGATGGTCGACGTGGTCGCGGGCGCGAAGCGGGGCCTGGGCGTCGACGCGCCGG comes from the Halorussus vallis genome and includes:
- a CDS encoding GntP family permease, with amino-acid sequence MAYPHSPLVAFVVGVLAVIVLLVKLDLPAFLGLVIAAITVGLVAPDVALAKIPSKIASAFGEEMAGIGIAILMAAVIGKSMMESGAAERVVRAFTSITGRDNAEFALWGSSSFLSIPVFFDNVFYLMAPLARSMRARIGDNYALYIVVVGAGAATTHVFVPPTPGPLAVASEIGVSLGVTMLVGLAVAIPSALVGGLLYGKWINRRIDIPLRDSMDTSGEELTELAERSTAELPGVFESLLPILVAVVLVGANTVMTTLGDNYADLPGTFTATVSRATVGDLRAVTDFVGAPTFALTLAAMTAAVTYLRWSDLDRTEWSEELTDALRNGGNIAAITAAGGAFGAMLAAAGVGDYIANGLDDIGLGLLVTAWTIAAAIRVAQGSATVAMLTTAGIVAPLTSQLAVHPAYLVMAIGAGGNVFSWYNDSGFWLVKEIAGLTQAETLKTWTALTTIVSVTGLITVLVLSSLFPLA